A genomic region of uncultured Paludibaculum sp. contains the following coding sequences:
- a CDS encoding ADP-ribosylglycohydrolase family protein: MRAALLLFLSCSLSAQSVEDRTRAAFTAQILGANMGFPFEHKPASVTWVNDLPATFRGPAPVDDDYYYEIVALRAFEKYGPRLTIQQLGAQWREDNAGSWGSSEQARLLMQRGVQPPDTGHPRYNRLWFTIGPQFSSDIYGMLAPGNPALAARLARYYGRINGFAEAVDGGVFVAAMVSLAYSETDPKVIVEKAAGYIDPRSPYRQALDQALSMARAGRYPREIANAVEDRWHIEYPATNNAVANGALVAMSVYFGEGDFLKTVNLAMGAADFTDADCNAASAAAVVGALHGMKGLPPALVEKLQNRVAGSRMGPLTFDPPVDERISGIAPRIMNIARQPLAPPEVAPDFFSLAELTRYWDPRWRLERAGCGGGGGGLAGIRGITYLDNETLVTWPRDEVRGVVLSSTVDLRGGKVMKLDVSAEENRAWRLEIYVNNQRVFGKLIEGTVTQTVTQPLPAGGPKSIIRLYQQTLVGAKLPSPAHWRKITIGPATPLR, encoded by the coding sequence ATGCGCGCCGCCCTGCTTCTCTTCCTCTCCTGTTCGCTGAGTGCCCAATCCGTGGAAGACCGTACTCGCGCGGCATTTACGGCCCAAATCCTGGGGGCGAACATGGGGTTTCCGTTCGAACATAAACCGGCATCCGTGACCTGGGTCAACGACCTGCCGGCGACGTTCAGGGGACCCGCTCCGGTGGACGATGATTACTATTACGAGATTGTCGCCTTACGAGCCTTCGAGAAGTATGGTCCGCGGCTGACCATCCAGCAACTTGGCGCCCAGTGGCGGGAGGACAATGCCGGATCGTGGGGGTCTTCGGAACAGGCCCGGCTCCTCATGCAGCGGGGCGTCCAACCGCCGGACACAGGTCATCCGCGGTACAACCGTCTCTGGTTCACCATCGGACCGCAGTTCTCTTCCGATATCTACGGGATGTTGGCGCCGGGAAACCCAGCGCTGGCGGCGCGGTTGGCTCGCTACTACGGCCGCATCAATGGCTTCGCCGAGGCGGTGGACGGTGGCGTGTTTGTGGCGGCAATGGTGTCGCTGGCCTACTCCGAGACAGACCCGAAAGTGATTGTGGAGAAGGCCGCTGGCTACATCGACCCGCGCTCGCCGTACCGGCAGGCGCTGGACCAGGCTCTGTCGATGGCGAGGGCCGGCCGGTATCCCAGGGAGATCGCCAATGCGGTCGAGGATCGCTGGCACATCGAGTATCCTGCCACGAACAATGCCGTGGCCAACGGGGCGCTGGTGGCGATGAGTGTCTATTTTGGAGAAGGCGACTTCCTCAAGACGGTCAATCTGGCCATGGGCGCCGCCGATTTCACCGATGCCGACTGTAACGCCGCGAGCGCGGCGGCTGTGGTGGGCGCACTGCACGGGATGAAAGGGCTGCCCCCGGCGCTGGTGGAGAAGCTGCAGAACCGGGTGGCCGGCAGCCGCATGGGGCCGCTGACTTTCGATCCGCCGGTGGACGAGAGGATCTCAGGGATAGCGCCTAGAATCATGAATATAGCCCGGCAGCCTCTGGCGCCGCCAGAGGTCGCGCCGGACTTCTTCAGCCTGGCGGAGCTCACGCGGTATTGGGATCCGCGCTGGCGGCTGGAGCGGGCCGGCTGTGGCGGTGGAGGTGGAGGATTGGCCGGCATCCGGGGGATCACCTATCTGGACAACGAGACGCTGGTGACGTGGCCGCGAGACGAGGTGCGCGGTGTGGTGCTTTCGTCGACGGTGGATCTGCGCGGCGGCAAAGTGATGAAGCTGGACGTCTCGGCCGAAGAGAATCGTGCCTGGCGCCTGGAGATCTATGTCAACAACCAGCGCGTTTTCGGCAAGCTGATTGAGGGCACGGTCACGCAGACCGTCACCCAGCCGTTGCCTGCGGGTGGACCGAAGTCGATCATCCGGCTGTACCAGCAGACTCTGGTGGGGGCTAAGCTGCCTTCGCCGGCGCACTGGCGGAAGATCACGATTGGACCCGCAACGCCACTACGGTGA
- a CDS encoding site-specific integrase — MDRSLEQTKVGGLVFKEPKTRIRTVALPPLVIEALDELRAEQIATMEMLGQDGYEQNDLICCLPDGGLWKPSAFTSCYRALLSRRKVSGPNFHALRHSHASHLLRAGVDLKEISSRLGHSRASFTLSTYMHLLPGQDHEAARRTDEILRKAIDNQKKLVAMPKPAKAG; from the coding sequence GTGGACCGCTCGCTCGAACAGACCAAAGTTGGCGGGCTGGTTTTCAAGGAGCCCAAAACCCGGATCCGGACGGTGGCGCTCCCGCCGCTGGTCATTGAGGCACTCGATGAGCTCAGAGCTGAACAGATAGCCACGATGGAAATGCTCGGGCAGGACGGGTACGAACAGAACGATCTCATTTGCTGCCTGCCGGATGGTGGGTTGTGGAAGCCCTCGGCATTCACCTCCTGCTATCGCGCGTTGCTGTCGCGGCGGAAGGTGTCGGGCCCAAACTTCCACGCGCTCAGGCACAGCCATGCGAGCCACCTGCTGCGCGCCGGCGTTGACTTGAAGGAGATCAGCTCACGACTCGGCCACAGCCGCGCCAGCTTTACCCTATCTACCTACATGCACTTACTGCCTGGGCAGGACCACGAGGCTGCCCGTCGGACGGACGAGATCCTACGCAAGGCCATCGACAATCAGAAGAAGCTGGTGGCCATGCCCAAGCCCGCGAAGGCCGGGTAG
- a CDS encoding fibronectin type III domain-containing protein — protein sequence MAAVTVAAAPRVVPATGELKVVLKEALDHPFYSWPRTLLSYPLEFEGGLAAGERLVITDGTGAALPYQISGPRMENGRMRSATVSWFSSLGSGETKVFLLKRGPARELPAGVTETREGQALVLDTGAMKVRIPASLRPTGEAPGPVMQVSRGGAWMGRSRIVAPGYRVEEITTERLESGPLFATYRVAYRLSPKGSYTATLRLLAGCDYFEFRESVQGVDASAGAYLEMAWTGLSPTHRQAPNHPYIPGSKLVAGQGYEAYPWERMDFAQLNTHIGVLPGNSPSGELPFRLGIYQPWPAFIVGTYAAFWNEKTNDAVGVFIDKVGEWRDGEYSIWSSSTKLQVRYFYNNRQLSWRWPLADGGRSTCIAAYDHQKDKEAMAERERMRAGMTDKGGVVYRAELSPTSYAGYLQNRHGVLDLNEYKDWVLEYPDSARRPSTVLGGTDEAKVSDLERRVLQSNLIVELPSGGTRENSGFGPVPSRQIEHSWVPPFHRHWNEFTPQARRRLTAAFLLMAYTHAGEDYMPMRPMLSGHPNFLSDVKSVPAAMSFLFPEHPMAHVWADEFEKYLELNSRYHTRPDVPQWNALGGRWTENIGTYVWGFVRPAIRANYALHEFDGKNRFALAETSQLGRWLVGALTAPFEGEDPEMLNVKPWSHHMAGMVRREEGPRRIYPPQGAHAERRMPPRAMWHLGTLLQRFDPLISESLMWASRPTDDDSELPREYKEPWAGLYPGPDNRGTNPHLHSEKYTGYGLVLRAAVDTPQELSIHLQQIDDGPNYRWGVAAEGGNGGIYFYAGGKAYSHNGKEDVGDRNAQDTDFGTNFGVWKDGSYHSIGRNVLARPLYDFGVAQYAELLPRTGAGSYATPEYVSRSLLLVGSDYFVTYDDVYNQAIRHRFSWFTGKHDELPFVEFVRGGGRDSERTTLETRVSKGFWLDGIGDSMAVVSQHRDLTVEARPYGCRVRSARSIDDVFRDPEGIHFEGDGSVFDGTAGVVRHLADGTHEMALMSGSRIGTQGLVLRTETRDLGISARFRDSGDVRGKYLAPVEARLAVSGGRGTFYVDGAAVPVNNGLVLLPAGEYSWQWTDGLPVPLAPRIQRTESVPGGARVFAKSVAGATGYRLEMSRDNGATWTAVQGTTLTGLSNGAKVHVRAIAFNAQKQSEPGPEYPVYVTGKAPLPPDGLKVRGTSGAVTVQWGEVLGVTEYRLYRRARGGEFQRVYAGAARRFADRNASAGQIYEYAVSAVDGLGEGPRAGGADTDPASWRNWDPRPGEPFRRRAAEFPASTVELYYPAAEPK from the coding sequence AGAACGGCTGGTGATCACCGACGGAACCGGCGCAGCGCTGCCATACCAGATCTCCGGTCCCCGGATGGAGAACGGGCGGATGCGCAGCGCGACGGTGAGTTGGTTTTCCAGCCTGGGCTCCGGGGAGACGAAGGTTTTTCTGTTGAAACGCGGCCCGGCCCGGGAACTTCCGGCGGGTGTCACCGAGACTCGGGAAGGGCAGGCGCTGGTGCTGGACACCGGTGCGATGAAGGTTCGCATTCCAGCTTCCCTGCGGCCGACGGGCGAGGCGCCCGGACCGGTGATGCAGGTATCGCGGGGCGGCGCCTGGATGGGGCGTTCGCGGATCGTGGCGCCGGGCTATCGCGTGGAGGAGATCACGACGGAACGCTTGGAGAGCGGACCCTTGTTTGCGACTTATCGTGTCGCCTACCGACTCTCGCCAAAGGGTAGCTATACCGCGACTCTGCGCCTGCTGGCCGGCTGCGACTATTTCGAGTTTCGCGAGTCCGTGCAGGGTGTGGACGCGTCAGCCGGAGCGTACCTTGAAATGGCGTGGACCGGGCTGTCGCCGACGCACCGCCAGGCGCCGAATCATCCCTACATTCCCGGCAGCAAGCTGGTGGCGGGGCAAGGCTACGAAGCCTATCCCTGGGAGCGAATGGACTTCGCCCAGTTGAACACGCACATCGGTGTGCTGCCGGGGAACAGCCCGAGCGGCGAACTGCCGTTCCGGCTGGGCATTTATCAGCCCTGGCCGGCCTTCATCGTCGGGACTTACGCCGCGTTCTGGAACGAGAAGACGAACGATGCGGTGGGCGTCTTCATCGACAAAGTGGGCGAGTGGCGCGACGGCGAGTACTCCATCTGGTCGTCGTCGACCAAGCTGCAGGTCCGCTATTTCTACAACAACAGACAGCTCTCGTGGCGCTGGCCGTTAGCCGACGGCGGCCGGTCGACGTGCATCGCGGCCTACGACCACCAGAAGGACAAGGAGGCGATGGCGGAGCGCGAACGGATGCGCGCGGGCATGACGGACAAAGGCGGTGTGGTGTACCGCGCCGAGCTGTCGCCCACATCCTATGCCGGTTATCTGCAGAATCGGCACGGCGTCCTGGATCTGAACGAGTACAAGGACTGGGTGTTGGAGTATCCCGACAGCGCGCGGCGGCCGTCCACTGTGCTGGGTGGAACCGACGAGGCCAAGGTCAGCGACCTGGAACGCCGTGTCCTGCAATCGAATCTCATTGTGGAGCTGCCCTCCGGTGGGACGAGGGAGAACAGCGGCTTCGGACCCGTGCCCAGCCGCCAGATTGAGCACTCCTGGGTGCCGCCATTCCACCGCCACTGGAACGAGTTTACGCCGCAGGCGCGGCGGCGCCTGACGGCTGCGTTCCTGCTGATGGCCTACACGCACGCCGGCGAAGATTACATGCCCATGCGACCGATGTTGAGCGGGCATCCAAACTTCCTTTCCGATGTGAAGAGCGTTCCGGCGGCGATGTCGTTCCTCTTTCCGGAACATCCCATGGCGCACGTGTGGGCCGACGAATTTGAGAAGTACCTGGAATTGAACTCGCGCTACCACACGCGGCCGGACGTTCCGCAGTGGAACGCGCTGGGCGGCCGCTGGACGGAGAACATCGGCACGTATGTGTGGGGCTTCGTGCGGCCGGCGATCCGCGCTAACTACGCGTTGCACGAGTTCGACGGGAAGAACCGGTTTGCACTGGCGGAGACGTCGCAACTGGGCCGCTGGCTGGTGGGCGCTCTCACCGCGCCGTTTGAAGGCGAGGATCCGGAGATGCTCAATGTGAAACCGTGGTCGCACCATATGGCGGGTATGGTGAGGCGGGAAGAGGGTCCGCGCCGGATCTATCCACCGCAAGGCGCGCACGCCGAGAGGCGCATGCCTCCACGGGCCATGTGGCATCTGGGTACGCTGCTGCAGCGGTTTGATCCGCTGATTAGCGAGTCGCTGATGTGGGCCTCGCGGCCTACAGACGATGATTCGGAGCTGCCGCGCGAGTACAAGGAACCGTGGGCCGGGCTCTACCCCGGTCCAGACAATCGGGGGACCAATCCACACCTGCATTCGGAGAAGTACACCGGCTACGGCCTTGTTCTGCGGGCCGCGGTGGACACGCCGCAGGAACTATCGATCCACCTGCAGCAGATCGATGATGGCCCGAACTACCGCTGGGGCGTGGCGGCCGAAGGCGGGAACGGCGGCATCTACTTCTACGCCGGCGGGAAGGCTTACAGCCACAACGGTAAGGAAGACGTGGGCGACCGGAACGCGCAGGATACGGATTTCGGCACGAACTTCGGCGTGTGGAAGGATGGGAGCTATCACTCGATCGGGCGCAACGTACTCGCGCGACCACTCTATGATTTCGGTGTGGCTCAGTATGCGGAACTGCTGCCGCGCACCGGCGCCGGCTCCTACGCTACACCCGAGTATGTCAGCCGCAGCCTGCTGCTGGTGGGCAGCGATTATTTCGTCACCTATGACGATGTTTACAACCAGGCCATCCGGCACCGGTTCTCGTGGTTCACCGGAAAGCACGACGAGCTGCCGTTTGTGGAGTTCGTTCGCGGAGGTGGGCGGGACTCGGAGCGCACCACCTTGGAGACGCGGGTTTCCAAGGGCTTCTGGCTGGATGGCATCGGCGACTCGATGGCCGTGGTGAGCCAACATCGGGACCTCACCGTTGAGGCACGGCCCTATGGGTGCCGTGTGCGGTCCGCGCGATCCATTGATGACGTGTTCCGAGATCCGGAGGGGATCCACTTCGAAGGAGACGGGAGTGTGTTCGACGGCACGGCCGGTGTCGTACGGCATCTGGCCGATGGGACGCATGAGATGGCGCTGATGAGTGGCTCCCGCATCGGCACGCAGGGCTTGGTGTTGAGAACAGAGACCAGGGATCTGGGCATCAGCGCGCGGTTCCGCGACTCCGGCGATGTGCGGGGCAAGTATCTCGCGCCAGTGGAAGCGCGTCTGGCGGTGAGCGGTGGGCGCGGCACATTCTATGTGGATGGCGCGGCGGTGCCTGTGAACAATGGGTTGGTACTGCTGCCGGCCGGCGAGTATTCCTGGCAATGGACGGACGGGTTGCCGGTGCCGCTGGCGCCCAGGATTCAACGCACGGAGTCCGTGCCGGGCGGGGCCCGCGTCTTCGCGAAGTCAGTGGCCGGTGCTACCGGGTATCGCCTCGAGATGAGCAGGGACAACGGAGCCACCTGGACCGCCGTGCAGGGCACTACACTGACGGGGCTGAGCAACGGAGCGAAGGTGCATGTGCGGGCCATCGCGTTCAATGCGCAGAAGCAGAGTGAACCCGGGCCGGAGTATCCGGTCTACGTCACCGGCAAAGCGCCGCTGCCTCCGGATGGTTTGAAGGTGCGCGGGACTTCGGGGGCGGTGACCGTGCAGTGGGGCGAGGTGCTGGGTGTCACGGAGTATCGGCTGTATCGCCGCGCCCGGGGCGGAGAATTTCAGCGAGTCTATGCGGGTGCCGCCCGCCGTTTTGCGGACCGCAACGCCTCCGCCGGTCAGATCTATGAGTATGCCGTGTCGGCCGTGGACGGCTTGGGCGAGGGGCCTCGCGCGGGCGGCGCCGATACCGATCCGGCGAGCTGGCGCAACTGGGATCCGCGGCCCGGTGAGCCGTTCCGAAGGCGAGCGGCTGAGTTCCCGGCTTCGACCGTCGAGCTGTATTACCCTGCGGCTGAGCCCAAGTGA
- a CDS encoding SpoIIE family protein phosphatase produces MSIAGSLVRLVVIAALSYQLGHTFDSVRSYFGGAARPFEFDFGTCRVASVIPEAGQAGIHPGDTITSLDGRPFVRNSQLDEYLRSVERGQTLRVAYIRSDGLPRETSFRLPAAGDLNPSWTDTLSALFTRVATRWFCLCLGLFVVVMRPSDPLAWLVLAMMLSFSSLAAGASNVAAGWPQPFKAMGVGYANFLQRSWPLWMLLFGIYFPDPGRKPKYIAWTRWALGLPIVTFALTNAILQACESSGVALGGGWSTAVESASQPVSLMGFCAIGLFFYSLQFKRYSEPDPDARRRLKLLFWGSNISLSPSFALIIYTSAAHVPVGEVPPLLLAAVLLLLFLFPATLAYVLVVERAMDLRVVLRQGLQYALAQRAMRILVGLLVMGVIYLTVETLNSPNVRRPMRLQAIAMCAAGIILLQRGSGKAREWIDRRFFREQVETEQVLVQLGEEVRRITDPAELKTVVCQRISESLHVERVQITANGPGGDHEIAFPLSVGANHLGHLVLGPKLSEEPYSGRDRGMLQTVASQTAVALENARLTTAVAQEAAQRERLHRELEIARDVQERLFPHHPPAVDGLQYAGRCRPAQSIGGDYYDFFLTSEGRLIVALGDICGKGVPAALLMASLQASLRGLCAGGVNDLGEIMGHLNRLVFDATPRNRFATLWCGVYDPRTRILRHSSAGQGDALVLRASGSRERAGARGRALGLTRVAHYTCGEAQLEPGDLLAICSDGVTEAHNPAGEEFGDERWEQTLLSAADLPPAGLLERTFAQVDHFAAGAEQHDDITVVALRVQS; encoded by the coding sequence ATGTCAATTGCCGGTAGCCTAGTGCGGTTGGTCGTGATTGCCGCGCTCAGCTACCAGCTCGGCCATACTTTCGACTCGGTCCGGTCCTACTTCGGTGGAGCCGCCCGGCCCTTCGAATTCGACTTCGGTACGTGCCGAGTCGCCTCGGTCATTCCCGAAGCCGGGCAAGCCGGCATCCACCCGGGTGACACCATCACCTCGCTGGACGGCCGCCCGTTCGTCCGCAACTCGCAGCTCGACGAATACCTGCGGTCGGTCGAACGGGGCCAGACATTGCGGGTCGCCTACATCCGGTCGGACGGCCTCCCGCGGGAGACCTCATTCCGTTTGCCGGCGGCGGGCGATCTCAATCCTTCCTGGACCGACACCCTGTCCGCCCTGTTCACGCGCGTCGCCACCCGCTGGTTCTGCCTGTGCCTGGGCCTGTTCGTTGTTGTCATGCGGCCATCCGACCCGCTAGCCTGGCTGGTGCTGGCGATGATGCTCAGCTTCAGCAGCCTTGCCGCGGGTGCCAGCAATGTCGCCGCCGGCTGGCCACAGCCTTTCAAGGCGATGGGCGTCGGGTATGCCAACTTCCTCCAGCGTAGCTGGCCACTGTGGATGCTCCTGTTCGGCATCTATTTTCCTGACCCTGGACGCAAGCCCAAGTACATCGCGTGGACGCGCTGGGCCCTCGGCCTGCCCATTGTGACCTTCGCTCTCACCAACGCCATCCTGCAGGCTTGCGAGAGCTCCGGCGTCGCGTTGGGCGGTGGTTGGAGTACCGCCGTCGAATCGGCCAGCCAGCCGGTTTCGCTCATGGGCTTCTGTGCCATCGGCCTGTTCTTCTACTCCCTCCAGTTCAAGCGCTATTCCGAACCGGACCCCGACGCCCGGCGGCGCCTGAAGCTACTCTTCTGGGGTTCGAACATCAGCCTCTCGCCCAGCTTCGCACTCATCATCTACACCTCCGCCGCCCACGTCCCCGTCGGGGAAGTGCCACCCCTCCTTCTGGCCGCGGTGCTCCTGCTGCTGTTCCTCTTTCCCGCCACACTGGCCTATGTCCTCGTGGTGGAGCGAGCCATGGATCTGCGCGTCGTCCTGCGCCAGGGCCTGCAGTACGCCCTGGCTCAGCGAGCCATGCGGATTCTGGTTGGCCTTCTCGTGATGGGTGTGATCTATCTCACCGTGGAGACCCTGAACAGTCCCAATGTCCGGCGGCCCATGCGCCTGCAAGCCATTGCGATGTGCGCCGCCGGCATCATCCTGCTGCAGCGCGGCTCGGGCAAGGCCAGGGAGTGGATTGACCGCCGCTTCTTCCGTGAGCAGGTGGAAACCGAGCAGGTACTGGTGCAGCTCGGCGAGGAGGTGCGCCGCATTACAGACCCCGCCGAACTGAAAACGGTGGTCTGCCAGCGCATCTCGGAATCACTGCATGTTGAGCGCGTCCAGATCACCGCCAACGGCCCTGGCGGCGATCACGAAATCGCGTTCCCGCTGTCGGTAGGCGCCAACCACCTCGGGCACCTCGTTCTAGGCCCCAAACTGAGTGAGGAGCCCTACTCCGGCCGGGACCGCGGCATGCTCCAGACCGTCGCCAGCCAGACCGCCGTTGCCTTGGAGAACGCACGCCTCACCACGGCAGTCGCCCAGGAAGCCGCGCAGCGCGAGCGCCTGCACCGCGAACTGGAGATCGCCCGCGACGTGCAGGAGCGCCTCTTCCCGCACCACCCTCCGGCAGTTGATGGGCTTCAGTACGCCGGACGCTGCCGTCCGGCCCAATCCATCGGCGGTGACTACTACGACTTCTTCCTCACGTCCGAAGGCCGTCTCATCGTGGCCCTGGGCGACATCTGCGGCAAAGGCGTGCCGGCGGCGCTCCTGATGGCGAGCCTTCAGGCGTCACTGCGCGGACTCTGCGCCGGCGGAGTCAACGACCTGGGCGAGATCATGGGGCACCTCAACCGCCTGGTCTTCGACGCCACACCCCGCAACCGCTTCGCGACCCTCTGGTGCGGGGTCTACGATCCGCGGACGAGGATCCTCCGCCACTCCAGCGCTGGCCAGGGCGACGCCCTTGTGTTGCGGGCGTCCGGCAGCCGGGAACGCGCCGGCGCTCGTGGCCGCGCTCTCGGGCTCACGCGCGTCGCCCACTACACCTGCGGAGAAGCACAACTGGAGCCCGGCGACCTGCTGGCCATTTGCTCCGACGGTGTCACCGAGGCCCACAATCCGGCCGGCGAGGAGTTCGGCGACGAACGCTGGGAGCAGACCCTTCTATCCGCGGCGGACCTTCCGCCCGCAGGGTTGCTGGAGCGGACCTTTGCTCAAGTCGACCACTTCGCGGCCGGCGCCGAGCAGCACGACGACATCACCGTAGTGGCGTTGCGGGTCCAATCGTGA